CTTTTACTGAGTTGGCGTCAACCATCAATTGAGTCCCAGCTCGGtaagaaaattaccaaaaaaattattttaggtgCAAAGTGAAATTAGacttttcatcaatcaaaaagctattaaagtgattaaacaAAATGtccttttaaattaaagtattttatttttatatatataaaatttctctataaaaaatatttatttcttatttaaaaagatcttgttttagtgacttaaatgaaaatattcgAATACTTCAGtaaccaaattgtaacttttttttagttaagtgaacaaaacaaaagcaacctataatttagtaactaatagggtaatttaaccaaaaacaaaacCTAAGTTTAAATAGAACTCCAGCTAAAAAGCGAAACCCAACTGAAATTGAAGTCCAACTGTAGCTTCGTAGTTTGACTTAGCTAGATGACACGACTCCCACGTAGAATACGTCCTTACGACGCCGTACTGGTACTATTGCTAAACTATTTAGTCCTTCGTTATTTTCAGAGCAGCAGCCGCTAAGCGGAGAAACTTGCATCGGTGAGCTGAATAAGATGGCTTGGACGGCCAAATTTCAGCTTCCCTTTAGACAATCATTATCTCAATCCCGACATTTATGTAAGTTTCATTaaactatattttcatttttcttttctttcattttttttaaatatttgttttttcttttcattttcgaCAGTTCATGGAAAAATTAGACCTTTGAAAACATAGGTTCATATTTTTGAACCTAAACTACAAAGCAGAGCCTCAAAGTTTGAATATATGCTAAATATATAGAGAAAATgttttaatggtgaattttatgctcctaatactttaaattcaagtctctatacttaggagagcatttgggagaaAAAGGAGCGAAATAGGAATGAAAATCGAAAAATCAGAGCAAATTTCAAGAGCCACACGGTTTGGGCCATTGCATACGATCTAGACACACGGCTgagtgagccacacgggctgtcacacgaccatgtgccagaCAGTGTGGAAATCGCAAATTGCACTCTAAACACGCAGAAAATcgtaatttttaggtttttcgagCATTATAAGATATATATGACAAAGATAAGAGGAGGGGAGTGAGTTGTCATAtaatattgaagaaaataactcaaaaaaatactattaaagTCGACTTTGAAGTAGATTCCCATCAAGATTGAAGttctccttttgatttctttgaagtttattatgagtttctttatttcttgtggttatactgtttttgggatgtttttatttactatatgtactaattttccaaatacctagggagataAACTTTAGGATGGATTCTAttgtttgatttctatttttatgcaataaatacttagatcttgttctcaattatatgtgcttaattcatagtttaatatttttagactATTGATTCACGTTttatgtgcttaaatcagaggagaaatagaccctgtttaagagtagatctagcgtaattgagtggaattgtatgcaatcctaaaaataggacgacagaaatctactggattagagtcaaatctaatagaatgatccataaatcgagttaatgcgataataggggttttaattagaaagaaatttcaattaatcaatctagagtcagttgctcttagttttgaagagagatattagcataattgagggatttctacggatcaaaatagtaagtgaagaaattgcatgatttagattgataatgacagatgaagtctaggtggattctttcctgggtattgtctcgCTTTGTGGTTGttaatagtttatttttctgATTGTTATTTGTTGTGTtatttagttagttaatttagttaattttagttttaatcaatcactccaatttgtctGTTAAATAACAGAAAGataataattactagtacttttagccCTCGTGGGAACAATATCTTTGCTCATCGTAACTATACAATTAATTGGTAAGTACATTTACCTTAATCAgattttttgtttggtttatgATTGCAATCGATACACATAACTTTAAAAGATTAGTTGATGAAGTTGAAAGACTAAAACTATTACTGTAAGTGCTCTAAAACTATTGCTTCGGGTGCAAATCTAATGTATACAATCATGTAAATATTGAGCAAAGAAATATTAGAATATGACAACTCAAGTTTAGGATATATATTACAGTTTTTACTAATAATGTAGAAATAAAATGATCAATCATCTCACAATTACCTCTTTCACAAAATGAGCAAAGAAACATTTTGTAGAATCGACCCAGAAGAGAGTTTTGCCAAAGTGAAGAAATATGGGCTTCCCCAAGATGAAGGTGTAAAATCCTTCATTTCCAACCCCACAGCCGAGCtttttggtaaaatgtttttggatattttcttataataaaaGTGTAGGGCATTCTGGAAATGTATTGGAAAAAGAAAGGGTTGTGTTGGTTATGATGAGTAAGGCTACCAATGAGGTGTTGGAGAGGAGAGGTGGAATTTTAGCATTGAAACAAATTGTGAGGGTAATAGTTCATCCTCTTCTGCTTTAATGTTTTACTTGACATCAGTTAATTTGAAATGTAGGCGATTTTGCAGTGTGTCACGGGTACAGAGTGACAAAGAAATTATGAGAGAAATACAGGCAATCATGACACAAATTGCTTCAACTATCACTTACTTGCCATGCCTTGATGAACCATGTAGAGCACTATCtgtgttcaattttttaaaacatttcccATGCCCCAATATATGTTAATGATGTATGATTTGTTAGATGATgcattagtttttaaataatttttaaggttttaaaaatatatataacttatttttaaaattaaaattattaaaatatatattattatttttaaaactttaaaatattaattaaatgcttataTGTCATGACAACAATCATATATAATCcgaatcataaaataatataattgcaTGTAACAATCATATATGACATCTTTGTTTCCTTATAAAACATcttttaagtataaagatttttatatatttaaataggATCATCGACTTTGGAAGCTTAACTGTTAAAGTTGAAGATAACCCATCAAACCTTACAATGACATTAacttgtaaaagaaaaagtaattattttttaaaactctaattaTAACACTTCAAACTTGGACTAGATGTTACAGTTAGATTGTAGAGATTACATTGCGCGTGAAAACAATATTACTTCATTTTGGCAAAAACTatttaactcaaaagaaaacaagtttgATTAACCTATTGAGGATGTACCATTTTTGAAAACCCGCGAGTACATATTGAAGAAAGccatatttgttaattttactaaaatgtatttaatttacttacttTGTTTGTGAGATAAAACATCTTagtaaatttcaataaaacttGCAGCGGACAGCATTATAGCAAATTGAGCTTAAAACTTGTAGCTTATAATTATGGTTTATTTTTAGTTGTCTTGATTTAAGTATCtgtaaaagttaaaacttttgaaaaataagtgcAAACTAATTTTTTGCattccaaataaatttaaaatatcaaaaattccAAAAAGTCCATATAAACAAAAGAGAGTCCAATACATGCTTAAACCAAAAGAGCTAAATACGAGCTTTAGAGTCATTGTCCAATCCTAGGTCTGAAGATCACctgaaacaaaataaacaaacgtgTGAGCTTAACATCCAGTGTGTGATTTGACCCACACAttgtagtatatatataaaaatcagaATGTATCATAGCATATCGGAGCATATCTTATATCATATCGGTTTTCATATCATGTTATAGCATGTTTCATATCTTATCTTATTATATCATGtcctgtaacagcccgattctgggcctagtcgaaaaagtggttttgggaccacaaatccgacaagggaaaatatgattattattatatttttatgatctacaatttttttgggcctagtcggaacagtggtttcgggaccacaaatccgactagggaaatatgattattattatatttttatgatctccaatttcacggaaaaatttcgtaaaaatttcgttcgaaaatttcgacgtttgggcactcaatttagtcaaaaggactgaattgtaaaaagtgcaaaagttgagttctacatgttagaagtgtctaattgttatgaaattataaattggtggtcattatatggcaattagaccattagttaattgatgaataaaaatagacataagaaatgggtgaaatagattttttaaatgggggcattttagtcatttagtaataaaaagaattaaaaagggaaaaagatggcaaaatgtgctcatcttctccatggtgaacgaaatcagcaagggggaagccatatttagggtttttaagcttccaagctcaatagtaagtgattccaagccccgtttttaatgttctttacgtttttagagttcaggtagcttaatttagcttattctagcaataatttaacctagagtttatatttggaaaaatacccataggtgaaaagtgtttattttgctgttttatggtggaatatgaagctagaaattatgttaaacaacttttgctaagcgattttaaacgaaaacgggtaaattgacataatcggtaaaaatagttaatgttaAAAAGCATGTGTTAgggtgagaatttgatgttaccatagaagggaaaagtgttcagcatgttgtaaaacataataataagagatgaaatttaatttccgagcttagggacaaaagtgtaaatatccaaaagtttgggggcaaaattgtaatttttcaaaaagttgggtggaggactattttattaaatttgaacattaaatgagttaaatttgctattatagatcaagaaagacgagaagactacctcaaacgggGAATAGAGAAGATaatggagtaaattgcaaaattacgatgttttgcaccgaggtaagtaaacatgtgaaataatgcattattttgatattatttgatatatactgagatttatttgaatacaGAATAAATATTCGGCAAAGATTCTAAAAATGTGATTAAGttggaaaggtggtaaagtgttgaaaaacacggtttccggttgaacactcggaataagccggagtacattgaataaaaaaggggttgctaagtgctgattcccccgaggggttgctaagtgctgattccccgaaccattggtggttgctaagtgctgattcaaccgtatcttaaatgtgaagggggttgctaagtgctgattcccccaagggattgctaagtgctgattgcccgactcattggtggttgctaagtgctaattccaccgtatcttaaatgtgaagggggttgccaagtgctgattccccgaatcattggtggttgctaagtgttgatcccaccgtatcttaaatgtgaaaggggttgctaagtgttgattccccaaatcactggtggttgctaagtgctgaatccaccgataacggataATATTCCAAGTGTTCAACGGGGTAATTGGAaaggtaaatatttatatatggtggacaagtttatgggaggaatattgggtttgatacttaatcaacccatatgtaagatgggaggaaatataaaaaatacaaaagaacaatttaaatacaaaactgttttgaataataatagttgggcaactttgaaaaatcaccataaatggtggaaaatgaattagaggttgaataatatatgaaactGAATCtggatgagtctattttcatttgaaagaaatagagcaagcaaaagagttgaatatttggggatatttaaattttattgagacaagtttggattgatttcaaaatcccctgttccaagtttggaaaatcaccataaactgtaaaaaaataaatatggcctgaaatttatatgtttggatttcttaatgagtatatttttaagagaaacaaacgagaacattttttgaattttttacagagagttaattaaattttagtaaggagagGTCAGAGCTACTgggtagtgaaacaggggaaagtttaaagaataaactgtattgattggaaaaactaaaaattataaaaattttatggtggaaaggtatatgagtatagttttggggaaaatttataGAATTCAATTTGGAGTCCTGtaactccagataaaaataaattagtgacagtgatgcagaaaaacagcttgctggaaattgagtatacaatgaaatttatgtgtgattaaaattatgttactaAGTAATCATGtgaggaatttatttatttgtcatatgtttacttactaagctatatgctcactcgtttttattttcccttaaTTATAGTGACATAAATCAGCTCGGAACTTGGACGACGCCAGATAATCATCCAGactatcatcaactttttgggtattttgcaattaatactttggaaatatggcatgtatagatgactttatgtaatgtggtataaatatgtatatattcagtattgttcggtttaatatgttggtgtttattaatggataaattatgtctgaacatataactgtaattggttggaaatattgaagttgtttgaaattgtctttgaaaatttgcaggggttttatgtaaaaataagcagaaatgctgccgaaatttttataaaaaaaatttaaaatttttataagtgtttgagttctagtaatacctcatactctgttcctgcaaggaacacgggtaaggggtgttacatgtcccatgtcatatcatatcatatcccTCAATTGCTACATACTATCTTCGTCTAAGCAATATCACCAATTAGGACTACAAGAGTCCATCCATCTAATCACACCAATATGTGACGGTATGTCACTCATAAATATGCAACTGAGCTGTCAGATAGAAATTTTATAGTCTAGCTGCCATAGTTGCGGTAAAAACTATCATATAACATTTCCTCCATCATATCATAACCCATCCCAAAACATAggcataattataattatatcataaatactTATATCATAAGTCGTATGACATGCatacacatatttttataaggaacataacataacatatgATTTATATATCACCTACTTAACATACCTCCTAAGCTTAGCCATGTATATATACGTACtaaaacttacatttttttggGCTTATATGATGCCCATGGACCCAATATTTGAATCCTTTAATTGGCCCTTAATTGGGGATTAAAATTGACCAAGATGCCCACATAGTCATGTGGCCCACACCGCTCAAAACGCTAGCTCATGTGGTTCACATAGCCTACTAACATAGTCTGTGTAATTTCACAGGAATGTGTGCTCCACACGTCCtaccacacggctgtgtggcgtTGGACAGTTTCAAAAACAACCCTTGTTTCACAATTTTCTCGAGTTTCAATTGAGTTTTCGGGTTAATTTCACATGCCTATTGCTAATTTGATCAACCGCTCAATTGGAACTCACGAATCCTATAAATGTTCATCAAACCACACAGATTAACTAACAATACTTATCCAAAATAACATCGTTGAATCAAAATTTCAGCCCTTAAAATAGAATTTGAATACCTAGTTCTCCAAAACAACGTCAAAAATTGTGTCTACTTTGCTAGAGGGTAAGGATTCTCACACCTTTTTCCTAATCGAGAACCGCAAAAATACCAATCATGATAATGAACAGAAAATACCAACACAAACTCAGCTTGTTCAAGAAACGAAATAAAACTAAACTATTAATGGAAAGACAACAAAAGTAACCCAAAAAAAACTAACACTGCAAACAGAATATGATCAAAGTGACAGAACTCACAAAATAAACAGTAGTATTTAGGAATAATCAAAGaggagaaagaaggaaaaataaaaagaaccaAGAGAAAAGAAGATAAACGGCAAAATAGGGAAACAAAAGAAAGTAGCATACAAAGTGGGGTGAGAGTTTGGACGGTTGAAACAATGAGTGAAAATAGAgatttagtaaaattatattaaaataaataaataaaaatatttaagttaattcAAATCCCACTTACCAGattttatagaatttaaattGGTGATAAGCTAAAGGTCTTACCACTGAATCAGTAGACTCATCATTGAAAATAAGAGATAAGCCCTAAGGCTCAAGTTAaacataataacaaaaaaaaaaaaaaggaaaaattttaaaaaaacattgaaCCCAAGACCTAAAGCAAACATTCAAGGCACTTAATCAACCCACCAAATCAAATTACTTGACATGCTTACAActagaatttataaaatttggggcattacaccaatgtaaaataaaaaagtttaagttttttttatctagAACCTCTGTATCTTTGCCTCTCTCGACAACAAAAACATCCtgttttgactttttcttttttaaaatgtaaactttTTGGCGTTACAAACTACATAATTATTGAGAACCTAtgatatttttggtatttaagactaaaaaaatttaaaccttcAGCTTCGAAATAAAAGTTGGACAACAAAATaaagcaagaaaaaaagaaggaaactaaatttttttattttattttccaacttatccatacaaattaaaagaaaaaggaaaatgtcTTTTATATATGGCAAACATGGAGGGTTATTTGCAACATAATACccttaatgtttttaatttattttaaaaggatttcaccttttaattttctcatttagtccacataatttaaaatattatttaattttagaaatatgttaatattattaactattttaatccctacaattttatattagttaagaaaaggaatttatcttatttaatttccattttaatttctaatatcaTACTTTTATGAAAGTACATTATTGTTTTAATCTTTATGATTTCGTTTACATATGAATGAAtccaattatatttttaataaatattatgtttttaaaaacaagcatttattatttttaaatcttaatgTTTCcagaaattttacatggaaattaaaaatattatgtctTTTTACAATACTTTCtaacttttatttgaaataaaactatGATCGTAGTTTTGTCTCaccttaaattattttgattaatataaatattttaataataaatatttagaagGTTATTTTGGgaagtacatatatatatatatatattagagaaGAATAAGAGAATAGAAGGAATGGTAAGAGAGGGAAAATGTTTAAAAAGAGGAGGcagtttgattttttatttacgCTCCTAACCTCTTCCTTCCATCATtccttttctcctttctttttcactaTCCTCCCCCCTACTTCTCTCCCACCAACCCTTTTATCTTTCTCTTCAACATCTCTACAAATATACttccaattttattaatatggagaaattagatttatcaaaataaaacaataaacaaaacCACAAATGGTTCATACCTCTTATACTCCAAGGGGGTTGAAGCGAAGaacatttttaaagtttggatGGTCATCCCACTCCAACGATTCCCACCATTCTGTGCATGAGAAGATGGTAAGAGAAGGTGGAGCATAAGCAAATGGCTGCCCATTGCCAACAAGGGGAACAAATGGAGGAATTCTCTTCATTTTATCACACTTATAAACATCGATAAACTCAAGAGAATCACAAACCATCACTCTGCTTTTGCTGCATATGCTCTTCAAATTTGGTAATTCCCAGAATGACAACTCTCTCAATTTGGGAATATGGAATTTGATTAATGCATCACTCCCTTTTTCTTCAACTTCTGATGTTTCTGCTCCCAATATTTCTACTAACTCATCACAATGATCCACTGATATTTCATCCAGGTTTTGGAGGTTTGGAAGCAACCAATGTGGAAGCAACGTCTTCATACTTGAGCATCTCCGTGCAAAAATTTTCATAAGATGCGAAAAGGTGGTCGACAGAGCCAATGTTGATGTTATTGCTAAACCAATTCCTGCATCATTCATAATAAGGGCACTCAACTTTGGCAGATGTAGAAGATCCAACATCTCGAGTCTCTGAAATGGATGAGCGGAAGAAGAGGCAAAAGAGGACAAGGAAACAACACACTCTATCCCTTTACAATCATAAATCCTCAAGTTAGTCGCATTTTTGAAGGAAGAATTATCATCGACTAAGTTTGTCAAATAGTCGCACTTTACAATATTCAACTCCTGAATTTCAATTGGGTGCATAATTAACTCACCTTCCCAATTCTGTACTCCTCCAATTGTTACTCTTTTATCTCTTCTATGAGGGAAAATAGCTAAGCCCACCTGTAAAGAGTACttgatgagatttttcttacttttttgCATTGAGGAGATGAACTTATTGAATTCACTGATGTCTTTGAAATGTCCGGTTAAGCACTCCAACTTCTTCAATGGTTCTATCTCCTCTGCTTTTAGACTTGTTTTTTCATTATTCCCAGAAACACTCAAGTGCTGAAGGTGAACGAGTTTTGGTAAAAGTCCAGCGGGTATCTCTATCAGAGTAAACACTTGAATATCAAGATATCTTAGCTTTATCAGCATATCCATGCCTTCAGGTACTTCCTTAATTTTAGTCCCAGAAAGATCCAACTTCTTCGATTCTTGAAGAATCAAAAGACATGGCAGATCTCTTAATTTAGAGTAGCCAGAAAGCAACAATGTTGTGAGGTTCTTTAGTTTAGAGATGAAATTTGGTAAACTCACAATCTTCATATAGGAAAAATTGAGGACACAAATACGAGGCATGTTTGTGAAGAAAGAAATTGAGGTCTTCTTTATAGGGTTGTTCTACAATAACAAGGTTGTGAGCAGTTGGCATTTTGTAGGCAGCACATCTATGGAAATTTCTGATATGAAGTTATACATAGGTGACACTTTCTCAATATCCGGACTCCATTGCTCCTTTTCTGGTAACTCTTCTAATTGCAAACTTGCTTGTATCATATATCGAGGATTCATTCTTGTGATCGACAATGCCATGTCTCTCACTGTATCAATCATCTTCACGTTTTTACTCGAGACATTTTCCAACAAGCAATAATCTTCCAACTTCTTCAAAATATCATGGCCATTGCTTTTCGTTTCTTGTCTTGTACCCATATCATCTATGAATCCTCTTCAATCCAGTACTCAATTAACACATCCttccaaatttcaaaatctttaagaAATAATGCGCAATGTACGAAACAATATTTCACTTTCTCATCCTTTAATTGATCGAAGCTAAATTTCAAATGCTCTATCACTTTAGCATCCACTCCTGCCACTTTTTCTATTCTCTCTTTCAATTCCCTGAGTACGTTTTTTCCAAATAACAAGGTCCTCTTCTCCTTTCAATGTACTAGCTACGACGACAATTGTAAGAGGAAGACCCGCACATTCTTCG
This sequence is a window from Gossypium raimondii isolate GPD5lz chromosome 5, ASM2569854v1, whole genome shotgun sequence. Protein-coding genes within it:
- the LOC128041115 gene encoding disease resistance protein At4g27190-like, giving the protein MKIVSLPNFISKLKNLTTLLLSGYSKLRDLPCLLILQESKKLDLSGTKIKEVPEGMDMLIKLRYLDIQVFTLIEIPAGLLPKLVHLQHLSVSGNNEKTSLKAEEIEPLKKLECLTGHFKDISEFNKFISSMQKSKKNLIKYSLQVGLAIFPHRRDKRVTIGGVQNWEGELIMHPIEIQELNIVKCDYLTNLVDDNSSFKNATNLRIYDCKGIECVVSLSSFASSSAHPFQRLEMLDLLHLPKLSALIMNDAGIGLAITSTLALSTTFSHLMKIFARRCSSMKTLLPHWLLPNLQNLDEISVDHCDELVEILGAETSEVEEKGSDALIKFHIPKLRELSFWELPNLKSICSKSRVMVCDSLEFIDVYKCDKMKRIPPFVPLVGNGQPFAYAPPSLTIFSCTEWWESLEWDDHPNFKNVLRFNPLGV